A DNA window from Calliphora vicina chromosome 1, idCalVici1.1, whole genome shotgun sequence contains the following coding sequences:
- the GlyS gene encoding glycogen [starch] synthase isoform X1 — translation MLRRQLSFRFEDNDQNGYGNMMNRRYSRVESGGDLKDYFDRGDIASRENRWTFEIAWEVANKVGGIYTVIRSKAYVSTEEMGEQLCLMGPYKEQCARTEIEEMEFPRGNPLLDAVNTMRSRGYKVHTGRWLVDGNPQLILFDIGSGAWKLDQFKSELWEKCHIGIPHLDVETNDAIILGYMIAEFLEEFRNRAVDYSQANELQVPRVVAHFHEWQAGVGLIALRTRHVEVATVFTTHATLLGRYLCAGNTDFYNNLDKFAVDDEAGKRQIYHRYCIERAATHLSHVFTTVSEITGYEAEHLLKRKPDIITPNGLNVKKFSAIHEFQNLHAMAKEKINEFVRGHFYGHMNFDLDKTLYFFIAGRYEFGNKGADIFIESLARLNAMLKHEKPDTTVVAFLIFPTKTNNFNVDSLRGHAVVKQLRDTINNVQQNMGKRLFDSCLKGHIPGTDELLTKDDLVKIKRCMYAMQRDSMPPVTTHNITEDWNDPVLSAIRRCKLFNSINDRVKMVFHPEFLTSTNPLFGIDYEEFVRGCHLGVFPSYYEPWGYTPAECTVMGIPSITTNLSGFGCFMQEHISDPKSYGIYIVDRRYIGLESSVQQLSNFMMEFSRLNRRQRIIQRNRTERLSDLLDWRTLGIYYRQARLKAIQAVYPDYVDESSLYGSRSNLSFSRPFSEPPSPSSSRHTTPAPSVHGSDDEDSVDEETELKELGIK, via the exons ATGTTGCGGAGGCAATTATCTTTTCGATTTGAGGACAATGACCAGAATGGTTATGGGAACATG ATGAATCGACGTTATTCACGTGTGGAGTCCGGCGGGGACTTAAAGGACTACTTTGATCGCGGAGATATTGCTTCTCGTGAGAACCGATGGACATTTGAAATTGCTTGGGAAGTAGCAAATAAAGTTGGTGGCATTTACACGGTAATACGTTCGAAAGCTTATGTGTCGACTGAAGAAATGGGCGAACAATTGTGTTTGATGGGACCTTATAAGGAACAATGTGCCCGCACAGAAATTGAAGAAATGGAATTCCCACGTGGCAATCCTCTCTTAGATGCCGTCAATACTATGAGATCTAGAGGCTATAAAGTACACACTGGTCGCTGGCTTGTCGATGGCAATCCCCAGTTGATTCTATTCGATATTGGTTCAGGTGCATGGAAATTAGATCAATTCAAATCCGAACTGTGGGAAAAATGTCATATCG GTATTCCTCACTTGGACGTTGAAACAAATGATGCCATTATTTTAGGCTACATGATTGCGGAGTTTTTGGAAGAG TTTCGCAATCGTGCTGTTGATTATTCTCAAGCCAATGAATTGCAAGTTCCTCGTGTTGTTGCTCATTTCCACGAATGGCAGGCCGGTGTTGGGCTAATTGCATTGCGCACACGTCATGTTGAAGTTGCTACCGTATTTACCACTCATGCAACATTATTGGGTCGTTATCTGTGTGCTGGAAACACAGATTTTTACAATAACTTGGATAAATTCGCCGTAGATGACGAAGCTGGTAAGCGTCAAATCTATCATCGCTACTGTATAGAACGTGCTGCCACCCATCTGTCGCATGTCTTTACCACGGTCTCAGAAATTACCGGCTATGAAGCCGAGCACTTATTAAAGCGAAAACCAGATATTATAACGCCAAATGGCttgaatgttaaaaaattcTCAGCTATTCACGAATTCCAAAATTTGCATGCAATGGCCaaggaaaaaattaatgaattcgttAGGGGTCACTTTTATGG TCACATGAATTTTGATCTTGATAAAACATTGTACTTTTTCATCGCGGGACGATATGAGTTTGGTAATAAGGGCGCTGATATATTCATCGAATCTTTGGCTCGTCTTAACGCCATGTTGAAACACGAAAAACCAGATACAACAGTTGTTGCGTTTTTGATTTTCCCCACcaaaactaacaatttcaatgTAGACTCATTGCGCGGTCATGCCGTGGTCAAACAATTACGCGACACCATCAATAACGTACAGCAGAATATGGGCAAACGATTATTTGACTCTTGCCTCAAGGGCCATATACCCGGAACTGATGAGCTACTTACAAAAGACGATTTGGTAAAAATTAAGAGATGTATGTACGCCATGCAGAGGGATAGCATGCCACCGGTTACCACACATAACATT ACAGAAGATTGGAATGACCCCGTCTTAAGTGCGATCAGACGATGCAAGTTATTTAATTCGATTAATGATCGAGTTAAAATGGTATTCCATCCAGAGTTTTTAACTTCTACTAATCCATTGTTCGGTATTGATTACGAGGAGTTTGTGCGTGGTTGTCATTTGGGCGTATTTCCATCGTACTATGAGCCCTGGGGCTATACGCCAGCCGAATGCACTGTTATGGGTATTCCTAGTATTACTACAAATCTCTCTGGCTTCGGTTGTTTTATGCAGGAACACATTAGTGATCCCAAATCCTATGGTATATACATTGTAGATCGCAGATATATTGGCCTGGAAAGTAGTGTTCAACAGCTGTCCAACTTTATGATGGAATTCTCAAGATTAAACAGGAGACAGAGAATTATTCAGCGTAATCGTACCGAACGTTTGAGTGATTTGCTTGATTGGAGAACATTAGGCATT TACTATAGACAAGCACGTCTTAAGGCCATACAAGCTGTTTATCCTGATTACGTCGATGAAAGTTCTTTATACGGTTCTCGCAGTAATTTGAGTTTCTCTAGACCCTTCAGTGAACCACCCAGTCCTTCTTCATCAA GGCATACTACTCCGGCCCCCTCAGTTCATGGTTCGGATGATGAAGACTCGGTTGATGAAGAAACTGAACTCAAAGAACTGggcattaaataa
- the GlyS gene encoding glycogen [starch] synthase isoform X2 yields MNRRYSRVESGGDLKDYFDRGDIASRENRWTFEIAWEVANKVGGIYTVIRSKAYVSTEEMGEQLCLMGPYKEQCARTEIEEMEFPRGNPLLDAVNTMRSRGYKVHTGRWLVDGNPQLILFDIGSGAWKLDQFKSELWEKCHIGIPHLDVETNDAIILGYMIAEFLEEFRNRAVDYSQANELQVPRVVAHFHEWQAGVGLIALRTRHVEVATVFTTHATLLGRYLCAGNTDFYNNLDKFAVDDEAGKRQIYHRYCIERAATHLSHVFTTVSEITGYEAEHLLKRKPDIITPNGLNVKKFSAIHEFQNLHAMAKEKINEFVRGHFYGHMNFDLDKTLYFFIAGRYEFGNKGADIFIESLARLNAMLKHEKPDTTVVAFLIFPTKTNNFNVDSLRGHAVVKQLRDTINNVQQNMGKRLFDSCLKGHIPGTDELLTKDDLVKIKRCMYAMQRDSMPPVTTHNITEDWNDPVLSAIRRCKLFNSINDRVKMVFHPEFLTSTNPLFGIDYEEFVRGCHLGVFPSYYEPWGYTPAECTVMGIPSITTNLSGFGCFMQEHISDPKSYGIYIVDRRYIGLESSVQQLSNFMMEFSRLNRRQRIIQRNRTERLSDLLDWRTLGIYYRQARLKAIQAVYPDYVDESSLYGSRSNLSFSRPFSEPPSPSSSRHTTPAPSVHGSDDEDSVDEETELKELGIK; encoded by the exons ATGAATCGACGTTATTCACGTGTGGAGTCCGGCGGGGACTTAAAGGACTACTTTGATCGCGGAGATATTGCTTCTCGTGAGAACCGATGGACATTTGAAATTGCTTGGGAAGTAGCAAATAAAGTTGGTGGCATTTACACGGTAATACGTTCGAAAGCTTATGTGTCGACTGAAGAAATGGGCGAACAATTGTGTTTGATGGGACCTTATAAGGAACAATGTGCCCGCACAGAAATTGAAGAAATGGAATTCCCACGTGGCAATCCTCTCTTAGATGCCGTCAATACTATGAGATCTAGAGGCTATAAAGTACACACTGGTCGCTGGCTTGTCGATGGCAATCCCCAGTTGATTCTATTCGATATTGGTTCAGGTGCATGGAAATTAGATCAATTCAAATCCGAACTGTGGGAAAAATGTCATATCG GTATTCCTCACTTGGACGTTGAAACAAATGATGCCATTATTTTAGGCTACATGATTGCGGAGTTTTTGGAAGAG TTTCGCAATCGTGCTGTTGATTATTCTCAAGCCAATGAATTGCAAGTTCCTCGTGTTGTTGCTCATTTCCACGAATGGCAGGCCGGTGTTGGGCTAATTGCATTGCGCACACGTCATGTTGAAGTTGCTACCGTATTTACCACTCATGCAACATTATTGGGTCGTTATCTGTGTGCTGGAAACACAGATTTTTACAATAACTTGGATAAATTCGCCGTAGATGACGAAGCTGGTAAGCGTCAAATCTATCATCGCTACTGTATAGAACGTGCTGCCACCCATCTGTCGCATGTCTTTACCACGGTCTCAGAAATTACCGGCTATGAAGCCGAGCACTTATTAAAGCGAAAACCAGATATTATAACGCCAAATGGCttgaatgttaaaaaattcTCAGCTATTCACGAATTCCAAAATTTGCATGCAATGGCCaaggaaaaaattaatgaattcgttAGGGGTCACTTTTATGG TCACATGAATTTTGATCTTGATAAAACATTGTACTTTTTCATCGCGGGACGATATGAGTTTGGTAATAAGGGCGCTGATATATTCATCGAATCTTTGGCTCGTCTTAACGCCATGTTGAAACACGAAAAACCAGATACAACAGTTGTTGCGTTTTTGATTTTCCCCACcaaaactaacaatttcaatgTAGACTCATTGCGCGGTCATGCCGTGGTCAAACAATTACGCGACACCATCAATAACGTACAGCAGAATATGGGCAAACGATTATTTGACTCTTGCCTCAAGGGCCATATACCCGGAACTGATGAGCTACTTACAAAAGACGATTTGGTAAAAATTAAGAGATGTATGTACGCCATGCAGAGGGATAGCATGCCACCGGTTACCACACATAACATT ACAGAAGATTGGAATGACCCCGTCTTAAGTGCGATCAGACGATGCAAGTTATTTAATTCGATTAATGATCGAGTTAAAATGGTATTCCATCCAGAGTTTTTAACTTCTACTAATCCATTGTTCGGTATTGATTACGAGGAGTTTGTGCGTGGTTGTCATTTGGGCGTATTTCCATCGTACTATGAGCCCTGGGGCTATACGCCAGCCGAATGCACTGTTATGGGTATTCCTAGTATTACTACAAATCTCTCTGGCTTCGGTTGTTTTATGCAGGAACACATTAGTGATCCCAAATCCTATGGTATATACATTGTAGATCGCAGATATATTGGCCTGGAAAGTAGTGTTCAACAGCTGTCCAACTTTATGATGGAATTCTCAAGATTAAACAGGAGACAGAGAATTATTCAGCGTAATCGTACCGAACGTTTGAGTGATTTGCTTGATTGGAGAACATTAGGCATT TACTATAGACAAGCACGTCTTAAGGCCATACAAGCTGTTTATCCTGATTACGTCGATGAAAGTTCTTTATACGGTTCTCGCAGTAATTTGAGTTTCTCTAGACCCTTCAGTGAACCACCCAGTCCTTCTTCATCAA GGCATACTACTCCGGCCCCCTCAGTTCATGGTTCGGATGATGAAGACTCGGTTGATGAAGAAACTGAACTCAAAGAACTGggcattaaataa
- the LOC135949154 gene encoding uncharacterized protein LOC135949154 encodes MKAKVFVLTFLCNLFLLTQATISNENTTILDGTASNYTTKHVVGGRPIVIHTQIQHYDQPTLKEYQECHDNLYKCKKVCEGVEDPVVCVKECPVCPFLVKEKIVVQGINDTDFTPMSATPLNTTNIIRLTNQIRNVIESHQGNITYRNENIVHVHQNISRVGGKYGLGYNNTDPCCIIVRSSKNCEIKPFSTATRCHHKRHRVCGKQCKSRVMMAKRVTLCENADPFDANEDYSEDNCRETVKYVPYQSRWKHNVRSRNKCSYVPSWPYVVCGQNGNSYEHSICKRCQRLTYFYILQRGIPAQCSRCFMAYSRPNFEMNPPSWYPLMGPHIVDNDFEFEDDLDLNQGGWRQDKTKCRLPNGIISENCNDFEGSGTDAPPTTTDSWAHLPEAQDEYMEYDNFDDIDFEETPRRRRHTFTRSKYSRRYRQ; translated from the exons atgaaggCCAAA GTATTCGTACTTACATTCCtgtgcaatttgtttttattaacacaAGCAACGATCTCTAATGAAAATACCACAATACTAGATGGAACAGCTTCGAACTATACTACCAAACATGTTGTGGGTGGTAGGCCTATTGTAATTCACACCCAAATTCAACATTATGACCAACCAACGTTGAAAGAGTACCAAGAGTGCCatgataatttatataaatgcaAAAAAGTGTGTGAAGGCGTCGAAGATCCAGTGGTATGTGTTAAGGAGTGTCCAGTTTGTCCGTTCCTAGTAAAAGAGAAAATTGTAGTGCAGGGCATTAACGATACAGACTTTACACCAATGTCAGCAACGCCCCTAAATACCACAAATATAATACGATTGACAAATCAAATTCGGAATGTTATTGAGAGTCATCAGGGCAATATAACTTATCGTAATGAAAACATAGTCCATGTACATCAGAATATTTCAAGAGTAGGTGGTAAATATGGACTGGGCTATAACAACACCGACCCATGTTGCATAATTGTGAGATCAtcgaaaaattgtgaaattaagCCATTCTCGACAGCAACCCGTTGCCACCACAAACGTCATCGGGTCTGTGGCAAACAATGTAAATCACGTGTGATGATGGCCAAACGTGTGACTTTATGCGAAAACGCAGACCCATTCGATGCAAATGAAGACTATAGTGAAGACAATTGTCGCGAAACTGTAAAATATGTCCCATATCAGTCCCGTTGGAAACATAACGTTAGATCGCGAAATAAATGCTCATACGTACCTTCTTGGCCATATGTTGTATGTGGCCAAAATGGAAACAGCTATGAACATTCCATATGTAAGCGTTGTCAACGATTAACATACTTCTATATTTTACAACGGGGAATTCCAGCTCAGTGTAGCAGATGTTTCATGGCATACTCCAGACCTAATTTCGAAATGAATCCGCCGTCATGGTATCCTCTTATGGGACCTCATATTGTAGACAATGATTTTGAGTTCGAAGATGATTTGGATTTGAATCAGGGTGGTTGGCGACAAGATAAAACTAAGTGCAGATTACCTAATGGGATCATAAGTGAAAATTGCAACGACTTCGAAGGTAGCGGTACAGATGCGCCTCCTACTACTACCGATTCTTGGGCACATTTACCAGAGGCACAGGATGAATATATGGAATATGATAATTTCGACGACATTGATTTTGAGGAAACCCCACGCAGACGTCGTCATACTTTTACCAGATCTAAGTACAGCCGTCGATACAGGCAATAA